In Limibacter armeniacum, a single window of DNA contains:
- a CDS encoding carotenoid biosynthesis protein, producing MPVKTLSKQTTPLQEPLFTGALSLLIALHFFGFLGMISPFMQDTLNALTPFDSFTELTPLNLLLTSTILLLFHQEWNRNAISFLAISFLIGYWVEVAGVQTGLLFGEYTYGEMLGWKAFGVPFTIGLNWMMLTYSIAASVQQIISKLQLNYLPLTKALIAALLMMLTDVLIEPVAIHLDFWHWLSPDIPLQNYLMWFIVAFGLSYLYYKLPFQKENPIAIFVFLSQVFFFIAHHLYMLS from the coding sequence ATGCCCGTAAAGACACTTTCTAAACAAACTACACCTTTACAGGAACCTCTTTTTACAGGTGCCCTGTCATTGCTGATTGCCTTACATTTTTTTGGCTTTCTGGGAATGATTTCCCCTTTTATGCAAGACACTTTAAATGCTCTTACACCATTTGATTCTTTTACTGAGCTGACTCCTTTGAACCTGCTGCTTACATCCACTATTTTGCTGCTGTTTCATCAGGAATGGAATCGAAATGCTATTTCATTTCTAGCGATCAGCTTTCTGATAGGTTATTGGGTAGAAGTAGCAGGTGTCCAGACTGGACTACTTTTTGGAGAGTACACCTATGGCGAAATGCTGGGATGGAAAGCTTTTGGCGTTCCTTTTACGATTGGACTAAACTGGATGATGCTTACCTACTCAATTGCAGCATCTGTCCAACAAATCATCAGCAAGCTTCAACTTAACTACCTTCCACTGACGAAAGCTTTGATTGCTGCACTTTTGATGATGCTTACTGATGTACTGATCGAACCAGTTGCTATTCACCTTGACTTTTGGCACTGGCTATCCCCTGATATTCCATTACAAAATTACCTGATGTGGTTTATTGTCGCTTTTGGTCTGTCATACCTTTATTACAAACTACCTTTCCAAAAAGAAAACCCGATAGCCATCTTTGTCTTCCTTTCCCAAGTTTTCTTTTTTATAGCTCACCATCTATATATGCTGAGCTAA